DNA from Amycolatopsis sp. DSM 110486:
CACCGCCACCGTCCAGTACGCCACCGGCGGCGCCGACTCGGTGTGCGCGTCACCCAGGAACCACACCCGGAACTGCGACTGCACCCACAGCGCCCCGTACCCGAACGCCGTCACCAGCAGCGCCCCGATCGCGGCCGTCGCGACGCGATGACCCGCGCCGATCGCGAACGCCAGATCCACCGCCAACCCGACGGCCAGCAGGTAGAACGGCACCGTCGACACCGGAAAACCCAGCCCCAGCAGCAACGGCCACATCACGCACCGATAAGCCACATAAGCACCGGCCACGGCCAGCCCCGCCCAGCGGAACCGCAGTGTGTGGCGGGCGAGGGCGAGGATGAGCGCGGTGACGGCGATGCCCCACAGCGGGTAGACCCATTCCGGGATGGGCATCGTGAAGTGCAAGATCGCCGTCCGGTCCACCGGATGCCCGATCTGGTTCGCGGCAAAGCTCAGCAGTGAAGGCTCCGCCTCCGGCGCCCCGCGCTCCCACGCGCGCAGGCCGAGGATGCCGTACTCCTGCTGGCCGTTGGGGAAAAATGTGTTCTCCAGGAAGAACGCCCACAGCGCCAGCAGCACACCCGTTCGGAAGCGCCCCGGCGGCGCGAGGCGCACCCAGCCGAGCAGGACGCCGGCCTGCATGATGCCCGTGCCGAGGTACAGCATCATGTGCGACGGGCTCCACGCGGTGAGGTCGAGGCCGTTCACGCGGTGGTTGATCACGTCCAGCGGCGCCGCGACGAGGAACACCACGAGACCCGTCTGCATCAGCCGCAGCGACGGTTTGTCGCAGCCCAGGCCCGTGTAGCTGTGGATCGCGACGAGCACGATGATGATCACCGTGCCGACGGTGTTGATCAGGTGCGGGGGCGCCAGGTCGTCGCGCAGCCACATGAAGTGCCACGACATGTCCCACGACGAGCCCACCAGCTTGAACCCGAACGCCGCCAGCCACATCCCGTAGCAGAACCGCAGCACCCACGTGGGCGTCGGCCGGCCTGCCGCGCCGCGGTGCCAGTGCCGCTGGAAGAACAGCCGGGTCTTCCCGACCGGGCTCCGCGGGATCACGTCTACCTGCGTCATGGCGGTCATCATTCCCGGCGCGCGGGCAGCGGTGGTGCGGAAGGTGCCAAACTGCTCGAAAACCAGGGTTCACCCCTACGGGTGGCGGATTTGCCTCGACGGTCTTTTTCACGGCAGGGTGTCGCGCCATGATGCCGAAACGAGTTGTCGCCGCAGTCGTCGTCGCCGCCCTCGTGCTGGCCGGCGGAGGCGTGCTGACGAGCCTGTTCCTCTGAGTCCGCGCGGGCGTAGGCAGAATGTCGGTATGACGCACAACCTGCTTGGCCCCGAGCCGACGTTGCTGCCCGAGCACACCGCCGCCCAGGCCGCCCTGGACGCGGGCACCGACCCGTCGGCCGTCGCCGCCGAACACCCCGAATTCAGCGCCGCGTGGGCCGCCCTCGCCGAGAACGCCCTCTCGGACGGCGAGACCGTCGCGGCCTATGCCTACGCCCGCACGGGCTACCACCGCGGCCTCGACCAGCTCCGCCGCGCCGGCTGGAAGGGCTTCGGCCCGGTGCCGTGGTCGCACCGCCCC
Protein-coding regions in this window:
- a CDS encoding DUF3151 domain-containing protein, which translates into the protein MTHNLLGPEPTLLPEHTAAQAALDAGTDPSAVAAEHPEFSAAWAALAENALSDGETVAAYAYARTGYHRGLDQLRRAGWKGFGPVPWSHRPNQGFLRALAALGIAAGRIGETDEYDRVKTFLNESDPAAGEATGLK